The Aphelocoma coerulescens isolate FSJ_1873_10779 unplaced genomic scaffold, UR_Acoe_1.0 HiC_scaffold_143, whole genome shotgun sequence genome includes a region encoding these proteins:
- the LOC138100809 gene encoding LOW QUALITY PROTEIN: keratin-associated protein 16-1-like (The sequence of the model RefSeq protein was modified relative to this genomic sequence to represent the inferred CDS: inserted 3 bases in 2 codons; deleted 3 bases in 2 codons) — MLGWTGPCWATLECDRAVSRRVGACPAASERVGPCWCGAVSQCVPACPSVSQRVPVRPSVSGRVRACGAVLVWGHVPARPSASQCVPVCPAVSQRVRPCPSPPIHMPVCPSVSQCVPVCPSASGRLPARPSVSQCVPACPAVSERVPAHPSASQRVRPSRPSVSQRIPVRPSTSQCVPVCPAVSERVPVCPSASQCVPARLAVSEHIPAHPATSQCVPACPRAFQHIPVCPSVSQCIPAHPSASGCVPARANVSGHVRARPATCQRVPVRPSASQCIPVCPSASQRVRPCLSAVWPCPSASQCVPVHPSASGHVRACPAMSQCIPVCPSASQRVRPCLSAVWPCPSASQHVPVHPSAMSQCIPVRPSASQRIPVHPSASQRIPARPSASQRVWPCLSAVWPCPSXIPVRPSASQRVRPCPSASGHVPVHPSASQLIPARPAVSERGVAVPVRPSASQCVPVHPSASGRVRARPAMSQCIPVRPSASQRVRPCPSASGHVPVHPSASQCIPVRPSASQCIRPCLSAVWPCPSASQCHVPVHSSASQRIPARPAVSERARCGHVPVHPSASQCIPACPSASQRIWPCPSVSGHVPVHPSVSQCIPARPAVSERGVAMSQCIPACPSASQAMSQCIPVRPSASQRVRPCPSGSGHVPVHPSASQCIPVRPAVSERGVAMSQCIPACPSASQRVRPCPSXCPAMSQCIPVCPSASQCVPVHPSASGRVRARPAMSQCIPVRPSASQCVRPCPSVSGHVPVHPNASQCIPVRPAVSECVRPCPSSSQRVRPCLSAVWPCPSASQCIPVRPSASQRVRPCPSASGHVPRVRPCPSASQCVPAHPSASQRIPVRPAVSERGVAMSQCIPVPCPSASQHVPAHPSASGRVPSVSGHVPAHPSASQRIPVRPAVSERGVAMSQCIPVRPSASQHVPAHPSASGRVRARPAACQRVTR, encoded by the exons atgctgggctggactgggccGTGCTGGGCCACGTTGGAGTGTGACAGAGCCGTGTCACGTCGCGTTGGCGCCTGTCCGGCCGCGTCAGAGCGTGTGGGGCCGTGCTGGTGCGGGGCCGtgtcccagtgtgtcccagcGTGTCCCAGCGTGTCCCAGCGTGTCCCAGTGCGTCCCAGTGTGTCCGGCCGCGTCAGAGCGTGCGGGGCCGTGCTGGTGTGGGGCCATGTCCCAGCGCGTCCCAGTGCgtcccagtgtgtcccagtgtGTCCGGCCGTGTCCCAGCGCGTCCGGCCATGTCCCAGCCCACCTATCCACATGCCAGTGtgtcccagtgtgtcccagtgtgtcccagtgtgtcccagtgcGTCTGGCCGCCTCCCAGCGCGTCCCAGCGtgtcccagtgtgtcccagcATGTCCGGCCGTGTCTGAGCGTGTCCCAGCGCATCCCAGTGCGTCCCAGCGTGTCCGGCCGT CGCgtcccagtgtgtcccagcGCATCCCAGTGcgtcccagcacatcccagtgtgtcccagtgtGTCCGGCCGTGTCCGAGCGCgtcccagtgtgtcccagcGCATCCCAGTGTGTCCCAGCACGTCTCGCCGTGTCCGAGCACATCCCCGCGCATCCGGCCACGTCCCAGTGCGTCCCAGCGTGTCCCAGGGCGTTCCAGCACatcccagtgtgtcccagtgtgtcccagtgcATCCCCGCGCATCCCAGCGCTTCCGGCTGCGTCCCAGCACGTGCCAACGTGTCCGGCCATGTCCGAGCGCGTCCGGCCACGTGCCAGCGCGTCCCAGTGCGTCCCAGCGcgtcccagtgcatcccagtgtgtcccagtgcatcccagcgTGTCCGGCCGTGTCTGAGCGCGGTGTGGCCatgtcccagtgcatcccagtgcgtcccagtgcatcccagtgcgTCCGGCCATGTCCGAGCGTGTCCGGCCatgtcccagtgcatcccagtgtgtcccagtgcatcccagcgCGTCCGGCCGTGTCTGAGCGCGGTGTGGCCatgtcccagtgcatcccagcatgtcccagtgcatcccagtgccatgtcccagtgcatcccagtgcgtcccagtgcatcccagcgcatcccagtgcatcccagtgcgTCCCAGCGCATCCCAGCGCGTCCCAGCGCATCCCAGCGCGTCTGGCCATGTCTGAGCGCGGTGTGGCCATGTCCCA GCATTCCAGTGcgtcccagtgcatcccagcgCGTCCGGCCGTGTCCGAGCGCGTCCGGCCatgtcccagtgcatcccagtgcgtcccagctcatcccagcgCGTCCGGCCGTGTCTGAGCGCGGTGTGGCC GTCCCAGTGcgtcccagtgcatcccagtgcgtcccagtgcatcccagcgCGTCCGGCCGTGTCCGAGCGCGTCCAGCCatgtcccagtgcatcccagtgcgtcccagtgcatcccagcgCGTCCGGCCGTGTCCGAGCGCGTCCGGCCatgtcccagtgcatcccagtgcatcccagtgcatcccagtgcgTCCCAGCGCATCCCAGTGCATCCGGCCATGTCTGAGCGCGGTGTGGCCatgtcccagtgcatcccagtgccaTGTCCCAGTGCATTCCAGTGCGTCCCAGCGCATCCCAGCGCGTCCGGCCGTGTCTGAGCGCG CGCGGTGTGGCCatgtcccagtgcatcccagtgcgtcccagtgcatcccagcaTGTCCCAGCGCATCCCAGCGCATCTGGCCGTGTCCGAGTGTGTCCGGCCatgtcccagtgcatcccagtgtgtcccagtgcatcccagcgCGTCCGGCCGTGTCTGAGCGCGGTGTGGCCatgtcccagtgcatcccagcatgtcccagtgcatcccag gccaTGTCCCAGTGCATTCCAGTGcgtcccagtgcatcccagcgCGTCCGGCCGTGTCCGAGCGGGTCCGGCCatgtcccagtgcatcccagtgcgtcccagtgcatcccagtgcgTCCGGCCGTGTCTGAGCGCGGTGTGGCCatgtcccagtgcatcccagcatgtcccagtgcatcccagcgCGTCCGGCCGTGTCCGAG GTGTCCGGCCatgtcccagtgcatcccagtgtgTCCCAGCGCATCCCAGTGcgtcccagtgcatcccagcgCGTCCGGCCGTGTCCGAGCGCGTCCGGCCatgtcccagtgcatcccagtgcgtcccagtgcatcccagtgcgTCCGGCCATGTCCGAGTGTGTCCGGCCatgtcccagtgcatcccaatgcgtcccagtgcatcccagtgcgTCCGGCCGTGTCCGAGTGTGTCCGGCCAtgtcccagctcatcccagcgCGTCCGACCATGTCTGAGCGCGGTGTGGCCATGTCCCAGTGcgtcccagtgcatcccagtgcgtcccagtgcatcccagcgCGTCCGGCCGTGTCCGAGCGCGTCCGGCCatgtccca CGCGTCCGGCCatgtcccagtgcatcccagtgcgTCCCAGCGCATCCCAGTGCGTCCCAGCGCATCCCAGTGCGTCCGGCCGTGTCTGAGCGCGGTGTGGCCatgtcccagtgcatcccagtgccaTGTCCCAGCGCATCCCAGCATGTCCCAGCGCATCCCAGCGCGTCCGGCCGTGTCCCGAGTGTGTCCGGCCACGTCCCAGCGCATCCCAGCGCGTCCCAGCGCATCCCAGTTCGTCCGGCCGTGTCTGAGCGCGGTGTGGCCatgtcccagtgcatcccagtgcgtcccagtgcatcccagcaTGTCCCAGCGCATCCCAGCGCGTCCGGCCGTGTCCGAGCGCGTCCGGCCGCGTGCCAGCGCGTCACGCGG